One genomic window of Streptomyces sp. NBC_01276 includes the following:
- a CDS encoding aminotransferase class I/II-fold pyridoxal phosphate-dependent enzyme produces the protein MACRFPGARNVNAYWRLLTAPRPQFSAIPESRWRASAFLSENFRDPSTTYTDTMALLPDVGHFDAAHYGIPPRRARSMDPQHRLLIDLAREAIQDAGWETEGFDREETSVITSLTESGYRELSSLQIRMRQVAGGEFGARPADPRWLETVRGVDHLQGTSVAGLLLNMGPNTISSVFDLHGESYALDSACSGGLMAVANAVFALRAGRTRIALAGGAQLILTPDLLVGLSRIGAVSRSGRCLPFGARADGFVLGEGAGVLVLRPLADALAAGDRVYAVIRGVGTANDGTVHGGMHPQAAGQLRALRRAYRDADLAPDSVGYLEAHGTGTTVGDPVEVGVLRELRGEDAAPAFLGAVKAVVGHSLNAAGIAGLIKTVLAVHRGLIPPQPEFEPAEPAALAAARLVVPTEATPWPRSPRPRRAGVSAFGFGGTGVHLVVEECAAPEPAVPAPDGEPHLLVLSARDRAGLARYARDLADVLTEDRLPPARVADTLARRTPFAERLAVVARDSAEAAGRLTAAAEAIAAGRTGELGPGLAVGAVEPGAPETSAAAPGAPADGERAPAPAGPAVRAVSGPAPLPAAERTPPCTLPPSPLAPRHHWVVDASARETAEPAGHPEEPPRVVAAVPPSAGRGAPASPGGSAQPDASAGPGGAAASVVLEAVSRTGVFPLSDLGARMVLTTDLGFDSLMLQELDVIIARHAPGFPSEETFRPGLTIGRLTELVAPHLTHAPAPAAPPRPREPWEAPEPQGDEYAATASVDGFPEVRQFEERLDAITAGGADFPYFRVHRGTIRDTTVIGDREYLSFGSYNYLGLSGHPAVTAAAHEAVDRYGTSVSASRVLSGERELTVRLERALAAFLGVDDCLALVSGHATNVTAIGHVVGAGDLVLHDALAHDSILQGCALSGAARRPFAHNDTDQLAHMLRVNRSRFRRVLIAVEGAYSMDGDLVDLPAVIELKKRYGALLMVDEAHSIGTVGEHGRGVGEFFGVDRSGVDLWMGTLSKAFASCGGYLGGSARMVRWLRHTLPGFVYSVGLTPANAAAALAASELITADRVRALRRNAELFLSLASSAGLATGSSAHTPIVPCLLGDSARTLRVADRLYERGVIADPIFHPAVEEGLSRLRFFVTSDHREGDIRRAVSVLAQEVSAAGG, from the coding sequence ATGGCCTGCCGTTTCCCGGGGGCCCGGAACGTGAACGCGTACTGGCGTCTCCTGACCGCCCCGCGGCCCCAGTTCTCCGCCATCCCCGAGTCCCGGTGGCGCGCCTCCGCCTTCCTCAGCGAGAACTTCCGCGACCCGTCGACGACGTACACGGACACCATGGCGCTGCTGCCGGACGTGGGCCACTTCGACGCGGCGCACTACGGCATCCCGCCGCGGCGGGCCCGGTCGATGGACCCACAGCACCGGCTGCTGATCGACCTCGCCCGCGAGGCGATCCAGGACGCCGGATGGGAGACCGAGGGTTTCGACCGCGAGGAGACCTCGGTGATCACCTCGCTCACCGAGAGCGGCTACCGCGAGCTCAGCAGCCTGCAGATCCGGATGCGCCAGGTGGCCGGCGGCGAGTTCGGGGCCCGGCCGGCCGACCCCCGGTGGCTGGAAACGGTCCGGGGCGTCGACCACCTGCAGGGCACGTCGGTGGCCGGACTCCTGCTCAACATGGGTCCGAACACCATCAGTTCGGTCTTCGACCTGCACGGTGAGAGCTATGCGCTGGACTCGGCGTGCTCCGGTGGGCTGATGGCCGTGGCGAACGCCGTGTTCGCCCTGCGCGCGGGCCGCACCCGCATCGCGCTGGCGGGCGGCGCCCAGCTGATCCTCACCCCCGACCTGCTGGTGGGCCTGAGCCGGATCGGCGCCGTCTCGCGCAGCGGCAGGTGCCTGCCGTTCGGGGCGCGGGCCGACGGCTTCGTCCTGGGCGAGGGCGCCGGGGTCCTGGTGCTGCGGCCCCTGGCCGACGCGCTGGCCGCCGGCGACCGCGTCTACGCGGTGATCCGGGGGGTGGGCACGGCCAACGACGGGACCGTGCACGGCGGTATGCACCCCCAGGCGGCCGGTCAGCTCCGGGCCCTGCGCCGGGCCTACCGCGACGCGGACCTGGCCCCGGACTCGGTCGGGTACCTGGAGGCGCACGGTACCGGGACGACGGTCGGCGATCCGGTCGAGGTCGGTGTGCTGCGCGAGCTGCGCGGTGAGGACGCCGCGCCCGCCTTCCTCGGCGCGGTGAAGGCGGTGGTGGGCCACTCCCTGAACGCCGCCGGGATCGCGGGGCTCATCAAGACCGTCCTGGCCGTGCACCGGGGGCTGATACCGCCGCAGCCGGAGTTCGAACCGGCCGAGCCGGCGGCCCTCGCCGCCGCGCGGCTGGTCGTCCCGACGGAGGCGACGCCGTGGCCGCGGTCCCCGCGGCCGCGCCGGGCCGGGGTGAGCGCCTTCGGCTTCGGCGGCACCGGCGTCCACCTGGTGGTGGAGGAGTGCGCCGCCCCGGAGCCGGCCGTGCCCGCCCCGGACGGGGAGCCGCACCTCCTGGTGCTCAGCGCCCGTGACCGGGCGGGGCTGGCCCGTTACGCCCGCGACCTGGCGGACGTCCTCACCGAAGACCGGCTCCCGCCGGCCCGGGTCGCGGACACCCTGGCGCGCCGTACGCCCTTCGCGGAGCGTCTGGCGGTGGTGGCGCGGGACTCCGCCGAGGCCGCGGGCCGGCTGACCGCCGCCGCCGAGGCCATCGCGGCGGGCCGCACCGGGGAGCTCGGGCCGGGGCTGGCCGTCGGCGCGGTGGAGCCCGGCGCGCCCGAGACGTCCGCCGCCGCCCCGGGCGCGCCGGCGGACGGGGAACGCGCCCCCGCGCCGGCGGGCCCGGCCGTGCGTGCGGTGAGCGGCCCGGCGCCGCTTCCCGCGGCGGAGCGGACTCCTCCGTGCACGTTGCCGCCGAGTCCCCTGGCGCCCCGCCACCACTGGGTGGTGGACGCGTCGGCCCGCGAGACGGCGGAGCCCGCCGGCCACCCGGAGGAACCCCCGCGGGTGGTGGCGGCGGTCCCGCCCTCCGCCGGACGGGGCGCGCCCGCCTCGCCGGGAGGGTCCGCGCAGCCGGACGCGTCGGCCGGACCGGGCGGGGCCGCCGCGTCCGTCGTCCTCGAAGCGGTCTCACGGACCGGGGTCTTCCCGCTCTCCGACCTGGGCGCGCGGATGGTCCTGACGACCGATCTCGGCTTCGATTCCCTGATGCTCCAGGAGCTGGACGTCATCATCGCGCGGCACGCGCCGGGCTTCCCCAGCGAGGAGACCTTCAGGCCCGGCCTGACCATCGGGCGGCTGACCGAACTGGTCGCTCCCCACCTCACGCACGCGCCGGCCCCCGCCGCTCCCCCGCGGCCGCGGGAGCCGTGGGAGGCGCCGGAGCCGCAGGGGGACGAGTACGCCGCCACGGCGAGCGTCGACGGTTTCCCGGAGGTGCGGCAGTTCGAGGAACGCCTGGACGCGATCACCGCCGGCGGCGCGGACTTCCCGTACTTCCGGGTCCACCGGGGCACGATCCGCGACACGACCGTGATCGGTGACCGGGAGTACCTCTCCTTCGGCTCCTACAACTACCTGGGGCTCTCGGGCCATCCGGCGGTCACCGCCGCCGCCCACGAAGCGGTGGACCGCTACGGGACCTCGGTCTCGGCGAGCCGGGTGCTCTCCGGCGAACGGGAGCTGACCGTACGGCTGGAGCGGGCGCTCGCCGCCTTCCTCGGCGTCGACGACTGCCTGGCGCTGGTCAGCGGCCACGCCACCAACGTCACCGCGATCGGGCACGTCGTCGGCGCCGGGGACCTGGTGCTGCACGACGCCCTCGCCCACGACAGCATCCTGCAGGGCTGCGCGCTGTCCGGGGCGGCCCGGCGGCCCTTCGCCCACAACGACACGGACCAGCTGGCGCACATGCTGCGGGTCAACCGCTCGCGGTTCCGGCGGGTGCTGATCGCCGTCGAGGGCGCCTACAGCATGGACGGCGACCTGGTGGACCTGCCGGCCGTGATCGAACTGAAGAAACGATACGGCGCCCTGCTGATGGTCGACGAGGCCCACAGCATCGGCACCGTGGGCGAGCACGGCCGCGGTGTCGGCGAGTTCTTCGGCGTCGACCGGTCCGGAGTGGACCTGTGGATGGGCACCCTCTCCAAGGCCTTCGCCAGCTGCGGCGGTTACCTCGGCGGCTCGGCCCGGATGGTGCGCTGGCTGCGGCACACCCTGCCCGGCTTCGTCTACAGCGTCGGCCTGACCCCGGCCAACGCGGCCGCCGCGCTGGCCGCGAGCGAGCTGATCACCGCGGACCGGGTCCGTGCCCTGCGGCGCAACGCCGAGCTCTTCCTCTCGCTCGCCTCCTCGGCCGGCCTCGCGACGGGCTCCAGCGCCCACACCCCGATCGTGCCGTGCCTCCTCGGTGACTCGGCGAGGACCCTGCGCGTCGCCGACCGGCTGTACGAGCGCGGTGTCATCGCCGATCCGATCTTCCACCCCGCGGTGGAGGAGGGGCTCTCCCGGCTGCGGTTCTTCGTCACCTCCGATCACCGCGAAGGGGACATCCGCCGGGCCGTGTCGGTCCTGGCCCAGGAGGTGTCGGCGGCCGGGGGCTGA
- a CDS encoding ABC transporter permease, which yields MTRTASAHAASASPVSSVSSIAEPPARFRDLLVAEWIKMRSLRSTWWTIALTALFVIGCATVAALADHDTIAAAGPGAQESRGFLPFDAFPPGAYMTLMLVAGSLGAVTIVSEYGSGLIRTTTVAVPARHSVVLAKAVVVAAVWTAVGTAVSLGAFLVSQAVLDGRHAGVSLTHPGAARAMAASALLAPVCALVGLGLGALIRHTPGSLVATLFTLVMLPPLFSTSRQWSADVNHVMVASAWKRLVQNWGDLPDLHHVHDATVSGSWAVYVVWPLVAVALAVVVVRRRDV from the coding sequence ATGACCCGAACCGCCTCCGCCCACGCGGCCTCCGCCTCCCCCGTCTCCTCCGTCTCCTCCATCGCCGAACCTCCCGCCCGCTTCCGTGACCTGCTCGTCGCCGAGTGGATCAAGATGCGGTCCCTGCGCTCCACTTGGTGGACGATCGCCCTCACCGCGCTGTTCGTCATCGGGTGCGCGACCGTCGCGGCGCTGGCGGACCACGACACCATCGCCGCCGCCGGCCCGGGTGCGCAGGAGTCCCGCGGGTTCCTGCCCTTCGACGCCTTCCCGCCCGGCGCCTACATGACGCTGATGCTCGTCGCCGGCAGCCTCGGAGCCGTCACGATCGTGAGCGAGTACGGCAGCGGGCTGATCCGTACCACCACCGTGGCCGTACCCGCCCGTCACTCGGTGGTCCTGGCCAAGGCCGTCGTCGTCGCGGCGGTGTGGACCGCCGTCGGGACGGCCGTCTCCCTGGGCGCCTTCCTGGTCTCCCAGGCCGTCCTCGACGGCCGGCACGCCGGGGTCTCCCTCACCCACCCCGGTGCGGCCCGGGCCATGGCGGCGTCCGCGCTGCTGGCTCCGGTCTGCGCCCTGGTCGGCCTGGGCCTCGGCGCGCTGATCAGGCACACCCCGGGCAGCCTGGTCGCCACGCTCTTCACCCTGGTGATGCTGCCGCCGCTGTTCAGTACCTCCAGGCAATGGTCCGCCGACGTCAACCACGTGATGGTGGCCTCCGCCTGGAAGCGCCTCGTCCAGAACTGGGGGGACCTTCCCGACCTCCACCACGTCCACGACGCCACCGTCTCCGGTTCCTGGGCCGTGTACGTGGTGTGGCCGCTGGTCGCGGTCGCCCTCGCGGTGGTCGTCGTACGCCGGCGCGACGTGTGA
- a CDS encoding TetR/AcrR family transcriptional regulator has product MDFSGTSATDENSGQVEAIMAAARRLLPKEGAPGLSPEAVAAEGGLAVADVAAVFPHRDDLLTALVVDAYDASAAAMERADAAAVAGGAPAGARLLAVTRALRAWSFAHTGEFTLIYGSPVPGYHAPQDTVPPASRTPAVLAGIVRSALEGGELLPPRRTVPGPPLLRPEAVQLFGGVPDAPFSDIVERGIVLWSSLIGLLVFQVFSRTHDSVRDESAYFDFAIAVAAEGIGLTVPLDEPTHTD; this is encoded by the coding sequence ATGGATTTTTCCGGAACTAGCGCTACCGATGAGAACTCCGGGCAGGTGGAGGCCATCATGGCCGCGGCGCGCCGGCTGCTGCCGAAGGAGGGGGCCCCGGGGCTGTCCCCGGAGGCGGTGGCCGCCGAGGGCGGGCTGGCCGTCGCCGACGTGGCGGCCGTCTTCCCGCACCGGGACGACCTGTTGACGGCGTTGGTCGTCGACGCCTACGACGCGTCGGCCGCCGCGATGGAGCGGGCCGACGCGGCCGCCGTGGCCGGGGGAGCCCCGGCGGGCGCGCGGCTGCTCGCGGTCACCCGGGCCCTGCGGGCCTGGTCCTTCGCCCACACCGGCGAGTTCACGCTGATCTACGGTTCGCCCGTACCCGGCTACCACGCCCCGCAGGACACCGTCCCGCCCGCCTCGCGCACCCCCGCCGTGCTGGCCGGCATCGTGAGGTCCGCGCTGGAGGGCGGCGAACTCCTCCCGCCCCGGAGGACGGTACCGGGGCCGCCGCTGCTCCGGCCGGAGGCCGTGCAACTCTTCGGAGGGGTGCCCGACGCACCGTTCTCGGACATCGTCGAGCGCGGCATCGTGCTCTGGAGCAGCCTGATCGGGCTCCTGGTGTTCCAGGTCTTCAGCCGTACCCACGACAGCGTCCGGGACGAGTCCGCGTACTTCGACTTCGCCATCGCGGTGGCGGCCGAGGGCATCGGCCTGACGGTCCCGCTGGACGAACCCACCCACACCGACTAG
- a CDS encoding ATP-binding cassette domain-containing protein, whose product MIEVNELTKRYGAKTAVDRLSFTVRPGRVTGFLGPNGAGKTTTLRMVLGLDRPTAGSATVAGVPFGDHPRGLRHAGALLDANQVHGGRSATAHLSALARSNGIPARRVDEVLQEVGLAGAAGRRIGGFSLGMKQRLGIATALLGDPPVLMFDEPVNGMDPEGVLWMRGLFRRLAAEGRTVFLSSHLMSEMQNTADDLVVIGRGRLIAAESAGQFAARSTRSRTVVGTSRTAELAALLAGAGASVEPEGPADTGRLVVTGLAADRIGALAFAHGIVLDQLTPRTASLEEAFMELTADSVEYTTGRTR is encoded by the coding sequence GTGATCGAAGTCAACGAACTCACCAAGCGCTACGGCGCCAAGACCGCCGTCGACCGGTTGTCCTTCACCGTCAGGCCGGGCCGCGTCACCGGATTCCTCGGCCCGAACGGAGCCGGCAAGACCACCACCCTGCGGATGGTCCTCGGCCTGGACCGGCCCACCGCCGGTTCCGCCACCGTCGCCGGCGTCCCCTTCGGCGACCACCCGCGCGGACTGCGGCACGCGGGCGCCCTCCTCGACGCGAACCAGGTGCACGGCGGACGCAGCGCCACCGCCCACCTGTCCGCGCTGGCCCGCAGCAACGGCATCCCGGCGCGCCGGGTGGACGAGGTGCTCCAGGAGGTCGGCCTGGCCGGAGCGGCGGGCCGCCGCATCGGCGGGTTCTCGCTCGGCATGAAGCAGCGCCTGGGGATCGCCACCGCCCTCCTCGGCGATCCCCCGGTGCTGATGTTCGACGAGCCCGTCAACGGCATGGACCCGGAGGGCGTGCTCTGGATGCGCGGCCTCTTCCGGCGGCTGGCGGCCGAGGGCCGTACGGTCTTCCTCTCCAGCCATCTGATGTCGGAGATGCAGAACACCGCCGACGATCTCGTCGTCATCGGCCGCGGGCGGCTCATCGCCGCCGAGTCGGCAGGGCAGTTCGCGGCCCGCAGCACCCGGTCCCGGACCGTCGTGGGCACGTCGCGGACCGCCGAACTGGCGGCGCTGCTGGCCGGCGCGGGCGCTTCGGTGGAGCCGGAGGGGCCGGCGGACACGGGCAGGCTCGTGGTGACCGGACTGGCGGCGGACCGGATCGGGGCGCTCGCCTTCGCTCACGGGATCGTGCTGGACCAACTCACCCCGCGTACGGCCTCCCTGGAGGAGGCCTTCATGGAACTGACCGCCGACAGCGTCGAGTACACGACAGGACGGACCCGATGA
- a CDS encoding transposase encodes MRLLARRIRHLTEEIDDLNKRIAEAVEVSTPGLLEVRGVGPDSAAALLISARDNPERLVSEASFAALCGTSPVEASSGKTQRRRLNRGGDRQANAALYRIVLSRLRWDDRTRDYLQRRLTEGKTRREIIRCLKRYVAREIYRLLVPANPPADQTGPAAIAA; translated from the coding sequence TTGAGGCTGCTGGCCCGCCGCATCCGGCATCTGACCGAGGAGATCGACGATCTCAACAAGCGGATAGCCGAGGCCGTCGAAGTCAGCACGCCGGGCCTGCTGGAAGTCCGTGGCGTCGGCCCGGACAGCGCCGCTGCCCTGCTCATCTCGGCCCGCGACAACCCCGAGCGACTCGTCAGCGAGGCGTCCTTCGCAGCCTTATGCGGCACCAGCCCGGTCGAGGCTTCCTCCGGGAAGACACAGCGCCGCAGGCTGAACCGCGGCGGCGACCGCCAAGCGAACGCCGCCCTCTACCGGATCGTCCTCAGCCGTCTGCGCTGGGACGACCGCACACGCGACTACCTGCAACGACGTCTGACCGAGGGCAAGACACGCCGCGAGATCATCCGCTGCCTCAAACGCTACGTCGCACGAGAGATCTACCGACTTCTCGTCCCAGCGAACCCTCCGGCTGACCAGACAGGACCCGCCGCGATCGCCGCTTGA
- a CDS encoding toxin, with product MRVPGRGRSADHGRRSQLKKLRKDGARRLAELNLPEGADVAELCRYIGEIRDRPITLIPMQMPASQPCGMWVAARDEDLIFYDANTTSAHQEHIILHELGHIICCHRGAGWLDEASSRLLFPNLDPDLVRDMLLRATYDDVQEQEAEVIAYLLSQRMGGAEDGPGAPPGPGGGPSGKGDDTLSRIERTLF from the coding sequence ATGAGGGTCCCCGGAAGGGGGCGTTCGGCCGATCACGGCCGCCGCAGTCAGCTCAAGAAGCTCCGCAAGGACGGAGCGCGGCGGCTCGCCGAACTCAACCTGCCGGAAGGGGCCGACGTCGCCGAACTCTGCCGGTACATCGGAGAGATCCGCGACCGCCCCATCACCCTGATCCCGATGCAGATGCCCGCCTCGCAGCCGTGCGGCATGTGGGTGGCCGCGCGGGACGAGGACCTGATCTTCTACGACGCCAACACCACCAGCGCGCATCAGGAGCACATCATCTTGCACGAGCTGGGCCACATCATCTGCTGTCACCGCGGGGCGGGCTGGCTGGACGAGGCGAGCTCCCGCCTCCTCTTCCCCAACCTCGACCCCGACCTCGTCCGCGACATGCTCCTGCGCGCCACCTACGACGACGTGCAGGAACAGGAGGCCGAGGTCATCGCCTACCTGCTCTCCCAGCGGATGGGCGGTGCCGAGGACGGACCCGGCGCGCCCCCGGGCCCCGGGGGCGGACCGTCCGGGAAGGGCGACGACACGCTCAGCCGCATCGAGCGCACCCTGTTCTGA
- a CDS encoding nitroreductase → MTARTVETETVARLVADAVTAPSMHNAQPWRFVFRPDDEVVELYGDPERAMTRTDPDHRALHLGCAAALFNLRVSAARHGLGARVRLLPDGSRPWLLAGVSFEAAVDGGDELAALYDALRRRHTSRLPFGDEAVPPAVLDGLRAAARLEGCHLTVPGTWHIETLLGLVHDAEHLEETDPLVRAETAAWTGGDRSPGPTRRDGVPAEAFGPRSSGGPAPVRDFGRDRPVPDRGWAVFEKRPRLALLGTRGDTRADWLLAGQALERVLLRATADGLATSMTSQPLEWPELRWTVRDPLAATGHVQMVLRLGYGPAGPATPRRPVSEVLEVR, encoded by the coding sequence GTGACCGCACGCACCGTCGAAACCGAAACCGTCGCCCGGCTCGTCGCCGACGCCGTCACCGCCCCCTCGATGCACAACGCCCAGCCCTGGCGCTTCGTCTTCCGGCCGGACGACGAGGTCGTCGAGCTGTACGGAGACCCGGAGCGGGCCATGACCCGTACCGACCCCGATCACCGCGCCCTCCACCTCGGCTGCGCCGCGGCCCTGTTCAACCTGCGCGTGTCCGCCGCCCGCCACGGGCTCGGGGCGCGCGTGCGGCTGCTGCCCGACGGCTCCCGGCCCTGGCTCCTGGCCGGGGTGTCCTTCGAGGCGGCCGTGGACGGCGGCGACGAACTCGCCGCCCTCTACGACGCGCTCCGCCGCCGGCACACCAGCCGGCTCCCGTTCGGCGACGAGGCCGTGCCGCCCGCGGTCCTGGACGGCCTGCGGGCGGCGGCCCGACTGGAGGGGTGCCACCTCACCGTCCCCGGCACCTGGCACATCGAGACCCTGCTCGGGCTGGTGCACGACGCCGAGCACCTGGAGGAGACGGACCCGCTCGTCCGGGCCGAGACGGCCGCGTGGACCGGCGGGGACCGGAGTCCGGGCCCGACGCGCCGCGACGGCGTGCCCGCCGAGGCGTTCGGCCCCCGGAGCTCCGGCGGACCGGCGCCCGTGCGCGACTTCGGCCGGGACCGACCGGTGCCGGACCGCGGGTGGGCCGTGTTCGAGAAGCGGCCCCGGCTGGCCCTGCTGGGCACGCGGGGCGACACCCGGGCCGACTGGCTGCTGGCCGGTCAGGCGCTGGAGCGGGTGCTCCTCCGGGCCACCGCCGACGGCCTGGCCACCTCGATGACCTCCCAGCCCCTGGAATGGCCGGAGCTGCGCTGGACGGTCCGCGATCCGCTCGCCGCCACGGGACACGTCCAGATGGTCCTGCGCCTCGGCTACGGCCCCGCGGGCCCCGCCACACCCCGCCGTCCGGTCTCGGAGGTCCTGGAGGTCCGGTGA
- a CDS encoding NAD-dependent epimerase/dehydratase family protein, with product MSFYVVVGFGPAGAATARLLAGRGHSVRVVTRSGRAPEPGIEHVALDAADGVRLTEAARGAAAVFGCAAPPYHRWAGEWPAMTSSLCTAAEETGAVLVMLGNLYGYGPVDGPLTEELPLAATGPKGRVRAAAWETARTLHEQGRLQAVELRASDFFGPGVTDGGHLAGRVVPQVLRGRPVSALGDPDAPHSWTYLPDVAAALVEAADEERAWGRAWHVPTGPALSVREMVGRLADESGTGPVAVRGLPSAVLGALSLFSPLMRELKEIRYQFDRPFVVDSGAWEAAFTVRATPVDEQVKTTVEWWRERLSATG from the coding sequence GTGAGTTTCTATGTCGTCGTGGGATTCGGGCCCGCCGGTGCGGCCACGGCCCGGCTGCTGGCCGGGCGGGGACACTCGGTACGGGTCGTCACCAGATCGGGCCGTGCTCCGGAACCCGGCATCGAGCACGTCGCGCTGGACGCGGCCGACGGCGTCCGGCTGACCGAGGCCGCCCGGGGCGCGGCCGCCGTCTTCGGATGCGCCGCACCTCCCTACCACCGTTGGGCGGGCGAATGGCCCGCGATGACCTCGTCCCTCTGCACGGCCGCCGAGGAGACCGGGGCCGTGCTGGTCATGCTCGGCAACCTCTACGGCTACGGTCCCGTGGACGGCCCCCTGACCGAGGAGCTGCCGCTCGCGGCGACCGGCCCCAAGGGGCGGGTGCGGGCCGCCGCCTGGGAGACGGCCCGGACCCTGCACGAGCAGGGCCGCCTGCAGGCCGTGGAGCTGCGGGCCTCGGACTTCTTCGGCCCCGGCGTGACCGACGGCGGGCACCTGGCCGGCCGGGTCGTACCGCAGGTGCTGCGCGGCAGGCCCGTCTCCGCCCTCGGCGACCCCGACGCCCCGCACAGCTGGACCTACCTCCCCGACGTGGCTGCCGCGCTGGTCGAGGCCGCGGACGAGGAACGCGCCTGGGGGCGGGCCTGGCACGTACCGACCGGGCCGGCGCTGTCCGTGCGGGAGATGGTCGGCCGGCTCGCCGACGAGTCGGGCACGGGGCCGGTCGCCGTACGCGGACTGCCGTCGGCCGTCCTGGGCGCACTGTCGCTCTTCTCCCCGCTGATGCGTGAACTCAAGGAGATCCGCTACCAGTTCGACCGTCCCTTCGTGGTCGACTCCGGCGCCTGGGAGGCGGCCTTCACGGTGCGGGCCACGCCCGTCGACGAGCAGGTCAAGACGACGGTCGAGTGGTGGCGCGAACGACTGTCCGCCACCGGGTGA
- a CDS encoding helix-turn-helix domain-containing protein — MSETDDRPKLAVRLDNLFKTVRPKGKHWTNAEVAEELKRANPELKAGGVYLSQLRTGKRSNPSPDLLAALARFFGVSVAYFFDDEVAESVLSEVAAIEALRQAGVRSVAMRAAGMKKENLQAITAIMDQYRQLQGLPPVTDPSEDPE; from the coding sequence GTGTCGGAGACCGACGACCGGCCCAAGCTGGCAGTGCGTCTGGACAACCTCTTCAAGACGGTCCGGCCCAAGGGCAAGCACTGGACCAACGCCGAGGTCGCGGAGGAACTGAAGCGCGCCAACCCCGAACTCAAGGCCGGTGGCGTCTATCTGTCGCAGCTGCGCACCGGCAAGCGCTCCAATCCCTCGCCGGACCTGCTGGCCGCCCTCGCCCGGTTCTTCGGCGTTTCCGTCGCGTACTTCTTCGACGACGAGGTCGCCGAGTCCGTCCTCAGTGAGGTCGCCGCCATCGAGGCGCTGCGCCAGGCCGGAGTCCGCTCCGTGGCCATGCGGGCGGCCGGGATGAAGAAGGAGAACCTCCAGGCCATCACGGCCATCATGGACCAGTACCGGCAGCTCCAGGGCCTCCCGCCCGTCACCGACCCCTCGGAAGACCCGGAATGA
- a CDS encoding MAB_1171c family putative transporter, whose product MNTTRTLCFVIAALSSYAALVYRLCQVRRSWRDSAYRTLVVTLLLQCLTFTMGAVAMSGDSFLGVGNLAILVMHVSAVAFCVAAEIILLRWAADPAEAARKARYWLITGVALGVLLIALFFIADGPGRPATDFNSGSGQPLVLVYLLVFIVSQAVPCVTIFRQCGPYARMTGKASLRQALRMLSVAAVILFLYCTCRTVNILTAAAGIDIGVWQLASNVFSAAGIVTLSLGLTFSSWEASAAKLLEWAHSYRSYRALYPLWRDLYESSPDIVLEPPGSASVSDLNYRLHRRVIEIRDGWRDLRPYIDRTAPAVGAADPAASEEYRQAHAEAAQIKQALHAKRAGTVPDLNKDAGDFDDRDTDNFSAEVAWLTQVAAVYRKLGKAG is encoded by the coding sequence GTGAACACCACAAGAACCCTCTGCTTCGTCATCGCGGCGCTCTCGTCGTACGCCGCCCTCGTCTACCGGCTCTGCCAAGTGCGCCGCAGCTGGCGGGACAGCGCCTACCGCACCCTGGTGGTCACCCTCCTGCTGCAGTGCCTCACCTTCACCATGGGCGCCGTCGCCATGAGCGGCGACAGCTTCCTCGGCGTCGGCAACCTCGCCATCCTGGTGATGCACGTATCGGCCGTCGCCTTCTGCGTCGCGGCCGAGATCATCCTGCTGCGCTGGGCGGCCGACCCCGCGGAGGCCGCGCGCAAGGCCCGCTACTGGCTGATCACCGGCGTCGCCCTCGGCGTGCTCCTGATCGCCCTCTTCTTCATCGCCGACGGACCCGGGCGGCCGGCGACGGACTTCAACTCCGGCAGCGGCCAACCGCTGGTCCTCGTCTACCTCCTGGTCTTCATCGTCTCCCAGGCGGTTCCGTGCGTGACCATCTTCCGCCAGTGCGGCCCCTACGCCCGGATGACCGGCAAGGCCTCGCTGCGGCAGGCGCTGCGCATGCTGTCCGTGGCCGCGGTGATCCTCTTCCTCTACTGCACCTGCCGGACGGTGAACATCCTCACCGCCGCGGCCGGGATCGACATCGGCGTCTGGCAGCTCGCGTCGAACGTCTTCAGCGCCGCGGGGATCGTCACCCTCTCGCTCGGCCTGACGTTCTCCTCCTGGGAGGCGTCGGCCGCCAAACTGCTGGAGTGGGCGCACAGTTACCGTTCCTACCGGGCCCTCTACCCGCTCTGGCGGGACCTGTACGAGTCCTCTCCGGACATCGTCCTGGAGCCGCCGGGCTCGGCCTCGGTCTCGGACCTCAACTACCGCCTGCACCGGCGCGTCATCGAGATACGCGACGGATGGCGGGACCTGCGCCCCTACATCGACCGCACCGCACCCGCCGTCGGGGCGGCGGATCCCGCGGCGAGCGAGGAGTACCGGCAGGCCCACGCCGAGGCGGCGCAGATCAAGCAGGCCCTGCACGCGAAGCGGGCCGGGACCGTCCCCGATCTCAACAAGGACGCGGGCGACTTCGACGACCGGGACACGGACAACTTCTCGGCGGAGGTCGCCTGGCTCACCCAAGTGGCAGCCGTCTATCGTAAACTCGGCAAAGCGGGTTGA